Proteins encoded together in one Camelina sativa cultivar DH55 chromosome 9, Cs, whole genome shotgun sequence window:
- the LOC104715184 gene encoding uncharacterized protein LOC104715184: MQNKVENVYGELKAKIEREVVVEIEDEDELIVKDLVKDKEAEEVGVDKGKNKVVEEPKQDKTLDEIAIXLPFPGRFKKQQVDKYRAMFDAQMKDVAITMPIIDAFLLNPLYSKFLKDAVLEKKKALQGMVILTHECSAIIQNKVVAKKLEDPGSFTLPCTLGPLSFSHCLCDLGSSVSLMPLSVAKRLGFTHYKKCMITLVLVDRLARTPVEVLEDLLVMIGHFEIPTDFVVLEMDEEPKDPLILGRPFLRTAGTMIDVKSGKIQLNLGKEALTFDINQVLRKPTIDGQVFYIEKM, translated from the exons ATGCAGAACAAGGTTGAGAATGTCTATGGTGAGTTAAAAGCTAAGATTGAGAG GGAGGTAGTGGTTGAGattgaggatgaggatgagttGATAGTGAAAGATTTGGTTAAAGacaaagaagctgaagaagttGGGGTTGACAAAGGGAAGAATAAAGTGGTTGAGGAACCAAAGCAAGATAAGACCCTTGATGAA ATTGCCATTTTNTTGCCATTTCCTGGTAGGTTTAAGAAGCAACAAGTGGACAAGTATAGAGCTATGTTTGATGCACAAATGAAAGATGTTGCTATTACAATGCCTATCATAGATGCATTCTTGTTGAACCCATTATACAGCAAGTTCCTCAAGGATgcagttttggagaagaagaaagctctaCAAGGAATGGTTATCTTAACTCATGAGTGTAGTGCTATTATTCAAAACAAGGTAGTagcaaagaagcttgaagatcctggTAGCTTCACTCTCCCTTGCACATTGGGACCTCTATCTTTTAGCCATTGTTTATGTGATCTTGGGTCTAGTGTGAGCTTGATGCCTCTCTCAGTTGCCAAAAGACTAGGTTTCACCCACTACAAGAAGTGTATGATCACCCTTGTTCTTGTAGATAGGTTAGCTAGAACACCAGTAGAAGTGCTTGAAGACTTACTAGTGATGATTGGCCATTTTGAAATCCCAACCGACTTTGTTGTGcttgaaatggatgaagaaccaaaggaTCCACTCATTTTGGGGCGCCCATTTTTAAGAACTGCAGGAACAATGATTGATGTGAAGAGTGGGAAGATTCAATTGAATTTGGGAAAGGAAGCTTTGACTTTTGACATCAACCAAGTGCTGAGGAAGCCTACAATTGATGGTCAAGTTTTCTACATTGAGAAGATGTAA